The DNA segment TAAATTTACTTGTAGCATCAATTATAAATTGAGCTCCACATCTCCAATTCCTTGTTAGACTGAAAAGTCAAGTTATTGCCTACCAAATTCCTCTCTAACTGTCCTTTTACTACACAACTATACTACCTGACTCTAACCTTGTTCACATGCCCCACGTTTTCTCCCCCTGAAATCCTTTTCCTCCAAAAGTTCACCCAAATCAATGAAACTTACTGAAGACTCAAAATGGAGCATATTGAACAACCACATCATAGACATGTAACGAAGAGTGAGGACTCAAAATGAAGCATATTGAACTACTAGAAACGGAAAAAcaggaaaagaaagagagaagttgACAACGATCACAAGGTCAATGAAGTTTAGATGACTAACATTAATTAACAAAGAAATCTCcaagtttaaaaataaaatctaagGAACAGCATAAACTGAAGACTGGTTTGGTCATAATTGTTGTTGTTCTTGTTCTTCAATTTCACATGATCTGTGGAATCCAAATAATACAAGTCATGACTTGGAGCCATCATTTTGCCATGGATCTCGCAAATTGCTTAATAGGAAATGATTTCAGGATATATGTCAGGCATCACTGAGGATATCAACCTTTTGAATATGGTAGATTGTGCTGCTCCAATTAGTCCCATAGTTGTAAGCAGGAGAGATATTATAATGGCATATAAGGTTACATGGGCTCACTAATAATGAAACAGGTTTAAGCATTTTGGACAAGAACCCGTTATATATCAGGGCTATTTGATCTAGTGGGCCTATTGGGTCCAATCATCATTGTAtgtcaaaaaaaaggaaaaatacagGTTTCTAAATTCTGGCTTGTTGGAACCATTATTGCCAAAGTTCTATTTAATTCTCAATAATTTAGTCCCCTTAGACTATGCAAGAGATCTACATGCTGTATCTtctgataatttttttcttcacCATCTCACTGTTAGTGATCGATACTCTAAGCATAAGATCTTCAACAACTATGCATATCAAAAGCTGACTATGGATACACAAATGTCAACTCTATATAAACTAAAATGTCTGAGTATAAATTCAAAGGACTCCACGTGTCAGTCTATCTTATTGTTCATACTTCATCAGATACATgtacatataaatattttacatttctattttacATCTACTATGGAACATGGGCTACTTCCAACAATATCAACTTATAACTCTGTATATGAGTATAAGATCAACCTAAGCTAaacaacaatctttttgtcaagaatTAGAAGTGTTAAGCATTCAATAGGAAGAAAAGACGTATATTTTGCACATGATAGTTCACATAAACATTAAAAATGTTTGTATGTTCAGAGGCGATGATCAATTGATCATCAGATTTTTAGATTGCAGAAGATCAGGTCCAAGGTTTGCCATAATTGAAAAATACCAGGTTTTTTTACCAAAAGAAAATTACCAGGTGAATGAGTGAACCGAGAAGAGAACAATAAGCTGTGGACACTTGAAACTTGCTAGATCAAAGAAGATGTGGTGGAGGATCAACAGAAATAAGACCGTCTTATGAAAAGCAACCGATGGTGGTAGACAAAATgagtgaaataattaatattggTGGTACGAGAAGAGGTAGAAGAAAACTAAAAATtctttaataaaaactataaataaagatttaagtacacTAAACTTAACTAAATAAGATATAGTGGAGGGTCAACTGAAATAAGACGGTCTTATGAAGAGCAACCGATGGCGATAATCAGAAGATGTGCAATACTTAATATTGATGGTACGAGAAGAGGTAGAAGAAaacctaaaaagattttaataaaaactataaataaagatttaaatattctgaACTTAACTAAATAGATGATATTTTACAGATCATAATGGCAACAAAAAATTCATATagctgatcccaaatagttgggacttatgttgttgttgttgttatgaaAAACAATCAATATTTCCATTACCTAAAATCAACAAGATTGAGTATTGTGCAAAAAGGAATGAATATTTGATTGTAGAACGAAAGAGTCATTGTCACAACCCAATGATATAAGCCCTAAAAACTTTCAAGAGTAAGAACAAGAAACAGCAAAGTATATAAATGACTAccaagagaattaaaagattaggaaCAAAGAATCCAGCAATGTACAGGGGTTCGTTCAATCCTTGGCTGGTTTCTTCCTGGCAGCCCTTGCATTGTCGTACTCGAACTTGAGCACGTTCGGGATGTGCGTCGAGTCCTTGATGTGCAGGAATCTCCCGATCGCGCTCTCCTCCACTGCCGGAAAGAAGTCCACCAGCATCGTGTTCACGATCCAGTACCACCCGGCCCCGAGCAGCAGCCCCAGAGTCGATCCCGCGAGCACCTGACCGATAAATCAAATCATTCCCCTTATCACACAAAAGATTAAATCCTGGGCTGATCCGAGAGATGCGGGTGCCACCTGGGGGACGGTGTGGTAGCCGAGGTAGACGCGCGAGTAGAGGGTGAGGAAGGCGGAAGGCCACGGGAGGAGGGCGATGATGCGTCTAGAGCTGGGGGAGGAGACGCCGACGCCGTTGATGAGGCAGAGGAGGGAAAAGTAGGTCGAAAAGAAGAACATGAACTGCGAGTGGCTGGAGGGCCAACCGTGGGAGTCGCAGACCTCGAGGACGGCGCACATCGACGAGGGGCGGGACTGGTGGATGGAGGATTTGATGAGCTCGTTGATGACCTGGGAGATAATGAGGCCGAGGGCGAAGCAGAGGCCCTGCAGCTCCCGCCGGAAGATGAAGTGGGAGATGAACCCACCAAAGCTGATGAAGACCGGGATCAGGGACACCCACGCCAGGAAGTGGCCCAGGGAGTCGCCCCGCGGGTACCGGACGTGGGTCAATGTAACCGCCTTCAGCGCCGCGGCCGGTGCGTCCTCCATTTCCCCAGTGGCGACGGTACGAGAGCGAGGTACTGGATCCGCGGGCGGCGGGCGGCAAGCGGCGGCCGAGGGCGGAACGAAGGAAGGAAGGTGTTCGACCTTTTGATCGTGGATGCGTGTGGCGTGCTTGTAAGGATCGTGGATGGTCTCCGGGTTCAACGCGTACGTTACCAAATGTCATCAAAATTATCAAGTTCGCCATCATCTTGCTCGTTCTTGTCATCTTGGATCTACTCACCGCCCATAGTCAAATTTCAAAAAGTCCGCAAGCGTCTGATTGTAATTACAGACCATCATGATTGATATGATCCACATGTTGGAACTCAACCGGAGGGTATATATAGAAAAATGTCGATATTTGAAATGACAAATGTGTCATATCAAAAATAATGTAGTCACCGAAGTAAGAATAAGCAAGTTGAGGATGGACTAACGTTGCGTTTGAAacgtatttatattttaatatataattaaagaaaaatatttgagTGACTGTaccattataaaatatttatagtatttcataaataataattacaaattatatttttaatatgtattaATGTAAGTattatttggtaaaattatatttcaaaagttctGATAAATTTACATTTCTAgtgttttaatatttatttaaagataaataaatatttttatttaaattaattagtaaatatattttaaaattttaatgctatcatgagataatatcggtatttgattatttataatataatattcagtcaaatataatttaaaagttattaaatattaatttctaTTTAAAAATATGCATTAATCCTAATTCAAATGTGTTCCTAAACACGCCTTGGATGGAAGTTTCCATTGGGCTACCTTAACTTAGACGGTACGTTAATCGATTAATGATCGGAAACGAGCAGTCGCTGTTAGAATCGGTGCTTTAAATATCGTGCCGGAATACGATTGGTCGTTATGATGTGGCCATCACTCGCCGTGTCCCGCCGCTTCATGCTACGTGGAGTACTGTTTGCCACGACAATTTTCCCATCACGGCATGCCGTGTGCGGCTCGATCACCGTCCACGTTCACTTTGATCACGACGTATGCCTCTGTCGGCGGCTCGCCGTCGCGATCCCTCCGGTGCGTTCTAACGCAGCTGTCTGCGACTAGCCGCAACCCATCTCAGTCCCCGAAACGAAAGGTCGGAGCTATCCTATCTAGACAGAGACAGGGAACACGGTTTTCCTCCACTCGGTCGGGCCTTCGTCTCTTAGATAGCCACGTGGACATGTGGCCATGTTTGTTGTACCGAGTTATGTGTTCCCTGCCTTGGAGCCGATAGGAAATCACATGTGGGGAAATAATTAAACAAAGCAGTAAATATCCATATCATTATTACTCCGACGGAGACGCCCACCACGCGGGTAGGGCGGCCGTTCCGACGGTTAACACGCTGCCATTTCCCGACGCTACTTAGTCTCTTTTCCTCTCCGTTCCCGACCACAATATTCTTCTCCAAACCCCCGAAGAAAGCCCAGTCAGGTCGGTGAGATGGGGAGCTACAAATGCTGCTTTTGCTTCACGAGGAAGTTCCGGTGGAGCGAGGCGCAACCGCCGGCGGACGTGAGGGCCGCCTTTGACGCCCACTCCGAGGGCGGGACGCACATGACCGCCGACCAGTTCCGCCGGTTCCTGGCGGAGGCGCAGGGAGACGCCGCCGTCGCCGACGTTGAGCGGGTCATGGAGCAGGCCCTCGAGCTCCGCCATCGGCAGCTTTTCCATCGCAAGCACTTCAAACCCGTATTCACCGTAGATGACTTTCATCACTACCTCTTTTCTGAGGAGCTCAACCCTCCCCTCAGATCTCAGGTACCTTCCTTTATTCTTCGCGATCCTTGGGTTCTTTCCGGaccctagtaaattttggacacgCTGTTAGATAAACAAATTTGTCTCTTTTAGttatcttgaaaaatattttctcgTGTTATTAGGTGTTTGATTGATTGTCTAAAAGACGATTAATTCATCATCTGCTTTTGTCATGGTTTTGTTTCTACTTGACAATAGGAACTCTCAGtaggtatgtatatacatatggatGACTGCTTTGTTTCAGGAATCAGGTCGATCACAATGTGGCATATGTGTATAGATTAAGCTTGCTTAGCCACATTATGCTTTGGCAAAAATATTTTGAATTGTAATATTTTGTGTGAATGTCAGTTGATCCGATCGAGAAAACGACCTTTTCTCTCATGTCATTTTCTCTTTTATCAGAATCTGGCACACTTACGTCATGGGAAAAGAAAAATCCTGACTGTCTTGCATAATCAATATGGCAACATTCACTGGCATACTGTATATGACActgaaaagaggaaaaaaaaaagctagAGGGATCCAAGTTAGTTCTTTTTATTTGTACGAGGCAGGTAATTAGCAGTTATGATGTTCACATGATGAGGACAATTAAGTAGTTTTCACCTGTATGTCAAGAACTGTATAATATATTTCTCTCATATATGAGCATGAAACATGCAATTTTTTCTTGGCTAGATATGTAGTTGCACTAATGATACTATGTGTGAGGAAAAAGGATATGATATTGGCTGGTTGATACAAAGAACTAAAAGGTAGCATAGTTTTGCTAATTGATTGGTTCAAATTTTAATGTGTAACATTTCTTGTTCTCATAATTTGTCTGGGGCAAGGGTTATAAAGAGTGTTGATTTGCTCTCTATATTAACACCAATTATCCAAGTGTCTGATACATATCAAATGCCCACCCAACTAATTATTGACTTTTTTTCACTTAGACTTTGAGCTAGTAATGCTGCATCTCTTGCTTGTTGGGTAAGTTGAAAAATCTTCTGTTGGGAGGAATATTATGGTACCTAGGCATTACCTATGAATATTTATCCTTTTTTTCCCACTTGTTTCAGGAACTGTTTTCTGTtaattttccatttttttttgtttgagatTGCTGGataaatctattttctattgcatgagcttaaactgcaAATCGTAACATTAATCTTTCTTGTTTCCAACCATACTTTTGTGTTCTGTGTCATGTCAAAAATTAGATTATTTACTAGAATCAAGCAACCTTCTCCATTATGATGTATGTTTGGAAGTGTTTTATATCATCTGAATTATGGCCTATGTCCCAGTTGCTTATGTTAGTAGTCATATTTTGTCTGTTTTCCCATTTCCTCAGAGACGCTGACAAAATTGATGTGATCCCACTTTTCTTTTTTGCAACATGAGGAGTGCAAGTAGTTTTGTTAACCAAAATTGTTCTTGTTTCCCACTGTTCTGCCTTTGCTTTGAGGCTTACTTTATAAAAGATACTGGATGTCTTGTTCATAGtataacatcagatgtttatttaGTACAAAAAGCAATTTCCATGTGTTGTATACTTGGAAACATACTTTTTTCCATTTAATTTTTGAACTCTTGAAAACTGATACTGCATACTTTAACTGTGAACTAATAttacataattttttatataaacagGTTCACCAAGATATGACTGCTCCATTGTCCCATTATTACATCTACACAGGGCATAATTCATATTTGACTGGAAACCAGCTCAGCAGTGATTGCAGTGATGTCCCAATTATAAAAGCACTCCAGAATGGTGTGAGAGTAATTGAGCTAGATATGTGGCCAAATGCTACCAAAGataacattgatattcttcatgggaGGTAATGAAACAATGCCCTCAATCTCATAATTTTGACTAAATAGGTTCTTAATCTATCATTCAAACTCTTATTGTCTTGTCCTGTTTTGACACTAGAGTTACAGGTATATCTAGAGAAACTAGAGCATGAACTAAAGTTATAAAGGTCCATGTTAGCTAGGTGTTTTGGATTAAAGACAGTGTAAAAACTACTTAATTTGGTAACAATATTAATTGCATACTTAAGTAGAACCTGATTCTCTGGTATCTGTTTGTATCTCTAAACAAAGTTACCTGATACGTGGTTAGCTACTTTATCCAACACTACCTTACTATATCAAGTCTCTGTTATCACTCCCCTTGCTGCACTTAGGCGATTTGTCAATTTTAACTTTCGCTTTTTGAGTTGAAATGTAAGAGATTGTTTCAGAGTCACTTTAGAGAAAGATCTAAAGAATTTAGATAACTATTGAACCTGGTTCAGCAAACAAAACAACAAAATTTTGAAACTCTTTCTAGGCCGAATTCGGTCCATGCATTTTATTTGTATGTCGCTCAGTAACAGATGTCGGCCTATTAACAGGCAACAATATCTGATTACAAGAGACATTTCCAAATGAAACTAATAATGTATTGCCTGGAAGATTTTAGTGATAATAGTTGGAAATGAAATCATCATAAGGTGAAGGCCTTTAAAGAAATCTATGGATATATATAGGCACCTCAAAAGTTATTGATAACTatcaagtatatttcaattagtgCTCTACATAATCTTAGGACTACCTTCCTTGTCAATTGGCATTTGCAAAGGATCCATTTAAGTAAGATTGTTTTATTTAGAATGCACCATAATTTGGAAATTTATTAAAGCAATTTGTTTAGAGATATTTGCCACATAAAGCTTTCAGCGGAGATGGTTTTTGTCTGACCATGACATATATAACAAGAAAACCAATATCGACATCGATGGAAGGATAGTTTCGGAATGCAAGTAGTGCCAATTATAATGTTTTAGGGAGCAGGATCATTATTGTCATCAAGCACCACCCACTTAAATATTGGGCTGTGGATCATAGTTTTTCTTGGATTACTAGTGGAATGAAATTTTTAGTTAATTTCTTTGTGCATATAAGTTTAATCAAAGTGGACCTATGATGAACAGCAAGACATGTTTAGAATGATTCTTGTGTGTTTCCCCATCATTATCGATAACTTATTTGAACATGATGATGTCTGCTTGTTGCTGCACATGGACCTTAATGAAAATAAAACACTGAATTCTGCATTTTGGTTACCAGAGATCAACCAAGTTGAGCTTAATAATGCATTATAATTATTTCATTATTTCTTTCTGATTGTATTATTTTAGCTTTGCAGGACTTTAACTTCTCCTGTAGAACTTATTAAATGCTTAAGGTCCATCAAGGAGTATGCCTTCTCTACATCCCCATATCCTGTTATCATAACTTTGGAGGACCATCTTACTCCTGATCTTCAGGCTAAAGTAGCTGAGGTAATTTCTTTTTTTGCATAGTGGAAATTACTAATGATTTTCTTAGATAAAGTTGCAGCTGTAAAGTGAATCTTTTTTATTTAGATGGTCATCGAAACATTTGGAGACATGCTATATTACCCTGACTCAGAGTCTCCCAAAGAGTTCCTATCACCCGAAGCTTTAAAGAAAAGAATTATTATTTCCACCAAACCACCAAAAGAGTATCTTGAAGCTAAGAATGTCAAGGAAAACGATGGTGACACCAAAAAGGTGCAGGAATCAAATGAAGCATGGGGAATGGAGGTTCCTGATCTTCAAACCGAGCTTGAATGTGCTGATAAGGTACTCGATTTCTAGTAACGTGATTCCTTTTTCACCATATGGCTAGAAAATCCCAATTTCTTTGAAATATAATCCTCCATCATAATCAAAATGGTCAAACTGAAACCAATCAGGATGAAGATGTTGTGGATGATGGTGGTggtagtgatgatgatgatgatgacaatgaTGACCAGAAAGTCCGACAAAGTTCACCAGTTGAATATAAACGCATTATCACTATTCGAGCTGGAAAGCCCAAGGGTCATATAACTGAAGCATTAAAAGTTGATCAAGAAAAAGTAAGGCGTCTCAGTTTGAGTGAACAAGAACTTGCAAAGGCAACAGCATCTTATGGTGCAGACTTGATAAGGCATGTTTTTTCATGTTTCTATTTCAAAAAGTTTGTTTGGATAACCTAgtagatccttttttttttattgttgataAAGGACTAGCTATCATACATCAAGacaaaagaaaatctaaaaatattttcgTTTCCATGTGAATTACACATGTTTCCTGAGCTTGATGTCATCTTTCCTTCTCATAAAAATTGCTTGCAGTTTGTTGATGTGTTTTTTTCTTTGTAGGTTTACTCAGAGAAATCTACTTCGGATATACCCAAAGGGTACACGTTTTACTTCTTCTAACTACAATCCATTTGTTGGCTGGATTCATGGCGCTCAGATGGTTGCCTTTAATATGCAGGTGAGCTTGGGACATTTTTGGTATACTCATTGACTTTTCTAGTTTTATTATTAATCTAGATTCTTATTTTTAAGTCACAATTTTGAGAAGTTAGGAATTTATGATTTGTTTTCTGGAGTAACTGAACAAACACCTCTGAATTTGATTAAAGACTCATGTGATGCAAAATTCACCATCTTCTTTCTGAGACTTGGAAAAAGATTCCTGAGTGCAGGAACAAGTTAGGTATTTATTTCCCAACTTAGCAAATGTATATATGTAACTGACCAATAATGTACCAAGCATGCCTTTGATGCCACCGTACAACCTATGGTGAGTTTTTTGTGTTCTAATATTTTCTGTACCTGTCataattttatgtttcttttgatAGGGATATGGAAGATCACTATGGTTGATGCATGGATTCTATAAAGCCAATGGAGGATGTGGATATGTAAAGAAGCCTGATTTCCTGCTGAGTACTGGTTCAAATAATGAGGTTTTTGATCCTAAAGCAATATTACCTGTAAAGAAAACCTTGAAGGTGTGAATCACTTTTTGTTGGTGGAACCACTTCTGGATTTCTTTCTATGCTTCTGTTTTCACTTTTACTGGATTTCAGGTTGTTTATTGTGTTATTTTATTTTCTACAGGTCAAAGTATACATGGGAGATGGTTGGAGTATGGACTTCAAAAAGACTCATTTTGATCCATACTCCCCTCCAGATTTCTATACCAGGGTAATGATACAATAATCTCTGCTTTGACTCCATGTTCATGCATACCACCATGTTTTTCTTAGCTTTCATTGTGGTGATGTACCAATCACTTCCTTGTATCCTGTATATTTATACTTCAATTGTTTGACTTCATTGATCTTAGTTGCATACTTAATTGTTGGGATGTTTAAATATGAAAAGCAATAAGCAAATGGTTATCCTTCGACAGGTGGGAATAGCCGGAGTTCCAGCCGATACCACGATGAAGAAAACAAAGGCAATAGAGGATAACTGGATTCCTGTGTGGGATGAAGAGTTTGTTTTCCCCTTGACTGTGCCTGAACTGGCTGTGCTGCGGATCGAAGTACATGAATAtgatatgtccgagaaggatgACTTTGCTGGACAGAATTGCTTACCCGTATCAGAGTTGAAACCAGGGATCCGAGCTGTGCCACTTTTGGACCGCAAAGGAATGAAGTTTAAATCCGTAAAACTGCTCATGCGATTTGAATTTGCataatattattgttggattgtATATTGCGCCTGTGTTCTTTCAATACTTGTTAAATCTGTCAAGGTTGTGGATGTTGTGTTGTAATATAATGTCTTATCATAATCATTTTTTTCCGGCTTGAGTTGAATTTACTAGTCTGCGTAATGTGATGTTTGCGATGCCTTATCGAAGTTCTTGTCAAGTCATCCGAGGTTTGACTCGATCATATTTAAACTGTCATTGGTAATTAGTGAATGTGGAATTTCATTCTCCACATTTTCCAATCCTCTACTAAAACATTGACCttgtcaaaaataaataaataaatcatcacaTATTTCTTGATGTGTGAGACAGAATCTATTCATTCATGTTCTAACAACTAGCAAAGTTTGCACTAATCACGGCACAGAATTCCCGATGCCTGTCCAGCAGAAAAatacaagaggaaagttattagaACATGTTGTTGCCCCCTTACTTGTCCTACGCCCATAGTGCTCCTCGTCTTCAACATCACGTTCGTCCATTTCCACCGTAATATTCGCCTCACTTTCGTGCATTCCATGCAGTCTACAAGATTGCTAAGTGTGTGGCCTACTGTACGCGAAATAGCCCTTTATTGAAGAGAACTATCCAAAGCGATAAGATCGACCTCAAAGTAGTCCAATGGTCCAAGTACGAGTTATTTCTTTTGGGACCTCCCAACCCTACTCTACACCTTTGTACTAATTAGTCCAATGCACAAGCGAAAACGTTGACCCAGGTAGATCCCATTCGAACCATAAACATCCCCTCTCTCAAGCATGCACCGATTCATTCCAATGCGAAGAGAAACACTTGATGCATATTTGTTTCGGGGTTGAAGAGATGTGAtcgatacaagaagcaaaggtcgCAGGTTCTTCTCTGCGGATCAAGCAAACCCTAGCACAAGGATATATGAGTTATTCCCTTTCAGCTTGCTTCGCATGAAACCTAGGCATCTTGTCACAGCTTTGCCAACTGGGAGAAGCATGATGTCGAGAGTACAGAGATTGTAGGAAAGAGAGCATTGTTTGCAGAACGCATTGCATGCCCTAATGCATGCCTCAAGCAGTGCAACTTTTGGGGACACTTGCAGAGAGTAAGTGCAAGAGAACGTATATCGCATGGGTC comes from the Musa acuminata AAA Group cultivar baxijiao chromosome BXJ1-10, Cavendish_Baxijiao_AAA, whole genome shotgun sequence genome and includes:
- the LOC103969011 gene encoding lipid phosphate phosphatase gamma isoform X3; this translates as MEDAPAAALKAVTLTHVRYPRGDSLGHFLAWVSLIPVFISFGGFISHFIFRRELQGLCFALGLIISQVINELIKSSIHQSRPSSMCAVLEVCDSHGWPSSHSQFMFFFSTYFSLLCLINGVGVSSPSSRRIIALLPWPSAFLTLYSRVYLGYHTVPQWRRARSGDSCTSRTRRTSRTCSSSSTTMQGLPGRNQPRIERTPVHCWILCS
- the LOC103969011 gene encoding lipid phosphate phosphatase gamma isoform X4, whose translation is MEDAPAAALKAVTLTHVRYPRGDSLGHFLAWVSLIPVFISFGGFISHFIFRRELQGLCFALGLIISQVINELIKSSIHQSRPSSMCAVLEVCDSHGWPSSHSQFMFFFSTYFSLLCLINGVGVSSPSSRRIIALLPWPSAFLTLYSRVYLGYHTVPQWRRARSGDSCTSRTRRTSRTCSSSSTTMQGLPGRNQPRIERTPVYLLEND
- the LOC103969011 gene encoding lipid phosphate phosphatase gamma isoform X2, coding for MEDAPAAALKAVTLTHVRYPRGDSLGHFLAWVSLIPVFISFGGFISHFIFRRELQGLCFALGLIISQVINELIKSSIHQSRPSSMCAVLEVCDSHGWPSSHSQFMFFFSTYFSLLCLINGVGVSSPSSRRIIALLPWPSAFLTLYSRVYLGYHTVPQVLAGSTLGLLLGAGWYWIVNTMLVDFFPAVEESAIGRFLHIKDSTHIPNVLKFEYDNARAARKKPAKD
- the LOC135596103 gene encoding phosphoinositide phospholipase C 2-like gives rise to the protein MGSYKCCFCFTRKFRWSEAQPPADVRAAFDAHSEGGTHMTADQFRRFLAEAQGDAAVADVERVMEQALELRHRQLFHRKHFKPVFTVDDFHHYLFSEELNPPLRSQVHQDMTAPLSHYYIYTGHNSYLTGNQLSSDCSDVPIIKALQNGVRVIELDMWPNATKDNIDILHGRTLTSPVELIKCLRSIKEYAFSTSPYPVIITLEDHLTPDLQAKVAEMVIETFGDMLYYPDSESPKEFLSPEALKKRIIISTKPPKEYLEAKNVKENDGDTKKVQESNEAWGMEVPDLQTELECADKDEDVVDDGGGSDDDDDDNDDQKVRQSSPVEYKRIITIRAGKPKGHITEALKVDQEKVRRLSLSEQELAKATASYGADLIRFTQRNLLRIYPKGTRFTSSNYNPFVGWIHGAQMVAFNMQGYGRSLWLMHGFYKANGGCGYVKKPDFLLSTGSNNEVFDPKAILPVKKTLKVKVYMGDGWSMDFKKTHFDPYSPPDFYTRVGIAGVPADTTMKKTKAIEDNWIPVWDEEFVFPLTVPELAVLRIEVHEYDMSEKDDFAGQNCLPVSELKPGIRAVPLLDRKGMKFKSVKLLMRFEFA